In Aspergillus fumigatus Af293 chromosome 6, whole genome shotgun sequence, the genomic window GAAGGCTGAAACACATGCATGACTTCTATTATTACTTGCTTGGAGTCTCTGATACCGACATTCAGACTATATCATGGCAAGAAATTGTCAGTCGACTCATGACTCTAAGGGACGCCAATCCCGCGACAGCCGGTGCGGTGTCTGCGAGACACCGTAAGTTCATGGGCAGTCAGTCTAAGCAACGAATGGATGCTCACGACATTGCCAATCGACTGATGCGTAAGGAAAATTATCTTATCGCCTTGATCAACAAAGACATATTGGACTTGACGCTTCCCATCCCGTTTCTCAGGAACAAGCAACTGTTCTCTCGGACGCTGGAGTGGAATATCAATCTATGTATAATGGACTATGTCTTTAACGAACAAGGCCAAGTTCGGACTCTGTTCTTGAAGGATACTCACCGAAAGGCGCTGAGCGAGGGCCTGCGACGACGATTTATTTTCGCGGGCATTATGAATATATTCGTAGCGCCGTTTATTGTCGTCTATTTTATGATGCATTATTTCTTTCGTTATTTTAACGAATACAAGAAGAATCCTTCTCAGATCGGCTCGCGCCAATATACGCCGCTGGCGGAATGGAAATTTCGCGAATTTAATGAACTCTGGCACCTCTTTGAACGCAGAATTAATATGTCCTATCCTTTTGCTAGTCGCTATGTGGACCAATTCCCCAAAGATAAGACGGTGCAGGTCGCAGGTTTCGTGGCGTTTGTGTCGGGTGCACTGGCGTCTGTGTTGGCTCTGGCATCGATCGTGGACCCAGAACTGTTCTTGGGATTCGAAATCACACATGACCGAACAGTTCTCTTCTACCTTGGCGTGTTTGGGTCTGTCTGGGCTGTTGCCAGAGGCCTCGTTCCGGAAGAGACAACTGTCTTCGACCCGGAATATGCTTTGCTCGAAGTGATCAACTATACACATTACGCTCCGAGCCACTGGAAAGGGCGATTGCATAGTGACGAAGTCCGGAGGGAGTTCACGGAACTTTACCAGATGAAGATTGTGAtcttcctggaggagatcCTGAGCATGATATTCACGCCTTTTATTCTCTGGTTTAATTTACCCAAATGCAGCGACCGTCTTATCGACTTCTTTCGGGAGTTCACTGTTCACGTGGATGGAATGGGGTACCTTTGTTCATTTGCTGTGTTCGATTTTAAGAAGGGAACCAATGTGATAAACCAAGGAGATCGACGAGACCCGGCAAGGCAAGATCTCCGAGCCGATTATTTCTCTACAAAAGATGGCAAAATGTTGGCATCTTACTACGGATTCTTGGACAACTACGGTGCCAATCACCGTGGCAGCCATCCTGCTACTAGACGACAATTTTATCCGCCCCCCGCCTTTCCTACTCTTGGGTCACCACCAGCGGGCGAGATGGGAACGATCGGCGACCGGCTCGATCAGACCCAGACTCGGCACGGTCTGGCAGGCCCTTTCATGGGACAGCAATCAGTGTTTGGGCCGTCTCGCTACGGTCTGACAGGTCTAGGTGACCATGCATCACCGGCTCCTTCAATACTCCTAGATCCGCATCACCAGCCATCAACTTCGGGATTCCGAGGAACGAGCCGCGCAGCAGGGGTTCAACGGTACAGATCATCGCGAGCGCATCCTCCTATATCAGGGACAATAGCGGATGGCGATGAGTCACCGGTAGCCACGGGACGCAGCGACCCGTCAAGACCAGCTGCTAATGCTGCTGGAGCATCAAGTGCGGGTGGTGTAGGCACTAGCGACAGCAACCTAGGGGACTCATGGCGGATGAATTTGGTGGAAGACGGGGATGATGACAACACAGAGGGCGGAGAGAACGTCGATGCTATTGCTGGGGGTGCCGGCGTTTTGGGCTTGATTCAACAATTTCAAAGGGTAAACAAGGACAGTCGAGGACGCACAGCGGTTGGTTTATAGACAGTTGCATGCAATTCGAGACAGGTTAGAATCCACCAATCATGTGGTTGTCAAtgctagtaatattcttcGAAACGTCTTAAATGTATCTGACTGGATGACTTGCAGAGAGGTCATCTGCAGCATTCCATAGGCTGGTCATGCATGAACGTAGAGATTTTAAAGTCAATAGAGTATATGAATAAAGTACCATACTGGCATCGATTATCAGCTACCAAGTATCATTCGGTTGGTCGTCAATTGTTCAACAAGTACCGTACACAGACTGACTGGTATCCACAGACACAatccttgatttcctccaTAGTAATGCAAATTACCCCTGGATAAAAATAGGAACAGATGAATCATTGAAGGGCCGAAGGACCCATAAGTCTAACAATGATCATTAAAATGCCTGTTTGGTAGTCAATGATTGGGCAAATAAAATGAGCATTGAGGACTGTGTATCCACAGGAAGCTGTAAAACTATCAAAATACTAATTCATTGCAGAGATGAACTCTGTAAGCGCAAGGTACTCTGTAAGAGCTGAGAATATTGTATTGTGGACTTGGGTATTATATTGATGCTTTATACCCGGTGGGCCATCCCAGTCGTGGAGAGACATAAAAGGCTGGGATCATCGGATCTGGACCATCCATTTGGGCAGCATTCACGGGCTAATCTGCCCATTCCACTTGATCGAATAGTCTGGACTCCGACCGCCTATCTTTTGCGATGTTGATCCGGGGTCCTCGCGAAATGAAATATCATATCACGGACACGGAGGAAAGGCGTGCAAGGGTGGACATTGAGGAGTGCGAAAGCAAAAAAGagaactacggagtacagtctgatccatcatcatcgggAATACTAAAATAGATCAGATACTCTAAGAATTGGACTTCTTTTCCTCAGATTTCCCGTCAACCCAGTGTCTCACTTTGCCCTATATGTTGGCGTTTTCTTGGCTGCAACGTCCGTCGGTTTCGCTTCTTTTCCACCCTCCTTGCGTCCACTAAGCAGATGGTCTAGTTCTAGTCTATCAATTTTCTTGATCATTAGGCGAAAGCTGAGTTGATGTCCCAAGGATTGTCATGaaattacggagtactccgtaatcgATGTGATATGATCATTTGGACGGTTCAACCCGAGAGAGCCTGCTCCCAGTTTCTATTCTGCTCTTCGGCCTCCAAGAGAGTAGTAGAATGAGTGACCTTTACTCCAGCCTCTCGTTCAGTTTGTTGAAGTGTTTATTCTTGTAAAGTTTCTCTCTTGTGGTCTCCGCGGCCTTTTCTTGGTATCTCATGATCACATCCTTATTCCCGTCACTCTTTTATTCCTCTTGTTGAGGTTTTGATTtttttgatttttttttttttaatttttttttcctcctcatcttcgttGCGTCGCCTCACCGTCGCTATCGGTTGCCTGCCATGTTTCGAGCCCGTCGCTATCGAGTCTCCCTGGTTTTTGCAGTCATCTTTGTGCTGATCTTCATTCATTTCTCCCGATCCCGCGATACATCTGCGAGTACTGTGAGCATCCCCGCGCCGGTCGATCAGCCCAAGACATACCCTCAGAGACCACCCCCTGCTGCGCCCGACAACAAAAAACCCATCGCACCCGAATCTCCCTCCTCCCATGAGCCAACCTCCGAATTAGTCTCTACTCCGGCTCAGCAAGTTGAGAAGCCCGCTGCTCCCGACTCAAATCCCccgcaggatctagcgtcCGGCGCGCATGGACAAGCGTCATCCAAAGATGTTTCGGTTGCCGGTCAGACTGCAACATCATCCAGTGACAATGCATCTGCTAAGGGAGACGGTTCAGAAGTTCCCCCGTACCATTTGGACTATCACGGCCACGCACGTCTTGAGGCGGACCTTCCGGAAACGAATCGACCTACTGTGCACTGGAAGCAGGTGCAGGAACATTATCCTCTGGCGCCTGAAAACCTCATCAAATTGCCGACGGGGAAATCCAAGGCCCTTCCGAAAGTACAGGCTGCTTTTAGAGACGAGACAACCTCAGACAAGATACAGCGGGTGCAGCGGTTGTCGACCATAAAGGCGGCCTTTGAACATGCCTGGAATGGATACAAGACTTCCGCGATGGGACATGACGAGATCAAACCTCTGCGGGGCGGGTTCAGAGACCCGTTCATGGGTTGGGCAGCCACGCTTGTGGATTCCTTGGATACACTTTGGATCATGGACCTTAAGGACGAGTTCGCCATTGCCGTTGATCaggtgaagaagatcgacTTCACAACCAGCAAAAGGGACGAGATTCCTGTATTTGAAACGGTCATCCGCTATCTTGGAGGATTGCTTGGCGCTTATGACATTTCCGGTCACAAATACGACGTACTCCTCGAGAAAGCGGTTGAGCTGGCGGACATCGTGATGGGTGCGTTTGATACGCCTAATCGCATGCCGACCATGTTCTACAAATGGACCCCGTAAGATCTACTTGTTGATCGTCTGAGTGCATTCAAGAACTGAC contains:
- the atgI gene encoding autophagy protein ATG9 → MMTSNILSRFLPPNGSPSVYETIRNHDATSDSSDVEERAGLTLEDGPGEHYSDRELEDAMADAGRSRLLDRDDAFISRRSPRKASVAGPSKSNSRRRHFSRPRWAHDASPSHDFEDGDDDVPASLLVEGHHDDDELKSRLPPPPTSHITPDDRQPSRPGPSTRGVRGRGRAAKEQQPLHHADRRRAPAVRWSLGQPNLNTVDPKEKAMWMWANVENLDNFLKEVYTYFLGNGIWSILLNRVLSLLTFAFVVGFSTFLTNCIDYHKVRGSKSLNDILIKQCTTKMSLSSTFLLWLLTLFWIGKAFQCLLDIRRLKHMHDFYYYLLGVSDTDIQTISWQEIVSRLMTLRDANPATAGAVSARHRKFMGSQSKQRMDAHDIANRLMRKENYLIALINKDILDLTLPIPFLRNKQLFSRTLEWNINLCIMDYVFNEQGQVRTLFLKDTHRKALSEGLRRRFIFAGIMNIFVAPFIVVYFMMHYFFRYFNEYKKNPSQIGSRQYTPLAEWKFREFNELWHLFERRINMSYPFASRYVDQFPKDKTVQVAGFVAFVSGALASVLALASIVDPELFLGFEITHDRTVLFYLGVFGSVWAVARGLVPEETTVFDPEYALLEVINYTHYAPSHWKGRLHSDEVRREFTELYQMKIVIFLEEILSMIFTPFILWFNLPKCSDRLIDFFREFTVHVDGMGYLCSFAVFDFKKGTNVINQGDRRDPARQDLRADYFSTKDGKMLASYYGFLDNYGANHRGSHPATRRQFYPPPAFPTLGSPPAGEMGTIGDRLDQTQTRHGLAGPFMGQQSVFGPSRYGLTGLGDHASPAPSILLDPHHQPSTSGFRGTSRAAGVQRYRSSRAHPPISGTIADGDESPVATGRSDPSRPAANAAGASSAGGVGTSDSNLGDSWRMNLVEDGDDDNTEGGENVDAIAGGAGVLGLIQQFQRVNKDSRGRTAVGL